Part of the Oligoflexia bacterium genome is shown below.
CCAGAAGAGCACACCCTTTATTCAAAACAACTTACAGCAATTGTTGATTTCATTTCGCAATTATCAAAAGTAAACACTGATGGCGTAGCCCCGCTTGTAACACCCACTGAAATGGCGCAATCATTTCGCGAAGATGTTGTGGGAAAAGGTTTTGAACCCGGCGCCGCTACAAGCAATGCACCCCAAAATTCTGGAAACCTCTACAAAGTGCCGCCCGTTTTATAAGAAATCGAATTAAGGAGTATAAGAAGTGGATTTGAGTGAATTAACAATTAAATCTTTACGCGACAAAGTTCGAAGTGGCGAAATCAAAGCGCGAGCTGTGGTTGAAGACTCACTTAAAAGAGCCAAAGACACACAAGGTAAGCTTAACGCCTTTATTACGATTTGTGAAAAAGAAGCGCTCCTTCGTGCTGATCAAATAGATAAAACAGTAAGTTCAAAAAAAGATCCGGGTGCACTCGCGGGAGTTTGTGTCGCCGTAAAAGATCTACTTCTCACTAAAGGTGTTAAAACAACGGCTGCATCAAAAATATTAGCAGATTTTATTCCCCCCTATTCTTCAACTGTTGTTGAAAAACTTGAAGCTGCTGGTGCGATCATAATTGGAAAAACAAATCTTGATGAGTTTGCTATGGGTGCGAGTAACGAAAACTCAGCATTTGGCCCTGTGAAAAACCCCTGGGATCTAACTCGTGTGCCTGGTGGGTCAAGCGGTGGTTCTGCAGCAGCTGTTGCTGCACGCATTGCTCCAGCCTCTATTGGCACAGACACGGGCGGAAGTATTCGTGAGCCCGCAAGTTTTTGTGGAGTAGTTGGAATAAAACCAACCTATGGAAGAGTATCACGCTACGGTGTTGTGGCTTTTGCGTCGTCACTTGATCAAGTCGGGCCCATGGCTCAAAATGTTGAAGACGCCGCATTAATGCTTGAGGTGATCTCAGGAAAAGACAAACACGATTCCACATCAGCAGATGTTTTGGTTCCTGCGTTTAGCGAAAAAATTATCGATAATATGAAAGGCCTTAAAGTTGGTCTTCCAAAAGAATATTTTGTAGATGGAATTGAACCTGAAGTTCGTAAAGCTGTTGATCAGGCGGTGAGTGTTTTAAAAGCTCAAGGTGCAGAAGTGGTTGAGGTTTCTTTGCCACTTACTGAATATGGAATCGCAGTTTATTATTTAATAGCACCTTGTGAGGCAAGCTCAAATCTTGCTCGTTATGACGGCGTACGATTTGGTCATCGCACATCAGAGGCAAAAGATATTCATGAGCTTTACAGGCGCTCACGTGGTGAAGGTTTTGGAGCAGAGCCAAAGCGTCGGATTATGCTTGGCACTTATGCACTATCAAGTGGGTACTATGATGCGTATTACAAAAAGGCCTGTCAGGTACGAAGACTTATTCGCGATGATTTTTTAAAAGCATTTTCAAAATGCGATGTAATTGCAACACCCGTTGCAACAGGCCCCGCATTTAAATTAGGTGAAAAAGCCACTGATCCACTGGCCATGTATCTCAATGACGTTTTTACTTTAAGCCCATCACTTGCGGGTATCCCCGGTTTAAGTGTGAATTGTGGTTTTACAAAAGAAGGTCTTCCAATCGGTTTGCAGCTTTTAAGTAAACACTTTGATGAAGAAAAGATCATTCGCGCCGCTTATACGGTTGAAAAACATTCTGGCTTGCCCGTAAGGAGACCCCATGGCTTTTGAAGCAGTAATTGGTCTTGAAGTTCACGCGCAATTATTAACAAACACAAAAATATTTTGCTCATGCTCTTCTTCATTTGGAGCAGGAGATAATGAAAACACATGTCCCGTTTGCACCGGAATGCCAGGAGCCCTGCCCGTTTTAAATAAGCAAGTTGTGGATTACTCAATATTGACGGGCCTCGCATTGGGTTGTGAAATTCGAGAGAACAATGTTTTTTCACGAAAAAATTATTTTTATCCAGATTTACCCAAGGGTTATCAAATTTCTCAATACGACGAACCCATTTGCATTAAAGGAAAAGTTACTTTTTTAGTAGATGGCGTTGAAAACACAGTTGGCATCACACGGGCTCACATGGAAGAAGACGCGGGTAAAAGCACTCATCATGGTGATTTTAGCCTCGTGAATCTTAATCGTAGCTCTGTCCCACTTTTAGAAATCGTAAGTGATCCTGATATTAGATCGGCAAAACAAGCGGGTGAGTATTTAAGAAACCTCAGATCAATTTTACTTTATCTTGGTGTTTGCGATGGAAACATGGAAGAAGGCAGTCTTCGCTGTGATGCAAATGTGAGTGTGCGGCCTGTAGGGCAAAAAGCTTTTGGAACACGAGTGGAGCTTAAAAATATCAATAGCTTTCGTTTTGTAGAAAAAGCTATCGAGTATGAAATTGGTCGGCAAGTAGATGCAATTGAGCAAGGGCAAAAAATTTCACAAGAAACACGGCTGTATGACCCAGATAAAAATCGCACAATGCCTATGCGATCAAAAGAAGAAGCTCATGATTATCGGTATTTTCCAGATCCAGATCTTTTAACTCTAACAGTTGATCGCGCATGGGTTGAGAAGGTGAAGGCTCGATTGCCTGAGCTTCCATTGCAAAAATTAAAGCGGTTTGTAAGTGAATATCAAATTCCTGAATATGACGCGCAAATTCTTACAACCTCTAGGCCACAAGCCGAATTTTATGAAGATGTGGTTAAACAAGGTGGAAACCCCAAAGCCGCGAGTAACTGGATCATGGGTGATCTTTTACGCATCTTAAATGAACAAAAATTAGAAATCACACAATCGCCCATTACAACAACACAACTCGCAGATCTTTTGAAGCACATGGATGCCGGAAAAATTTCCGGAAAAATCGCAAAAACAATTTTTGAAGATTTAGCTCAAAAGAAATATGTAGGTCTTAGTGTTGAAGAGATTATTCAAAAAAACAACCTCACCCAAGTAACAGACACAAAAGCTATTGAAGTTGTCATAGATAAAATCATGACAGCAAACCAAGGCCAAGTAGATCAATTTCGAGCTGGTAAAGAAAAAGTTTTTGGATTTTTTGTAGGACAAGTGATGAAAGAAATGAAGGGCCAAGGCGCCCCGCAAGTCGTCAATGATTTGTTGAAAAAGAAATTAAAGGGAGAATGACCTTATGCTTAAGAAGCTGTTAATTTTCGTTGGTGTTCTCGTGGGTCTATTTGTTTTGGCCTTGGTTTTGGTTCCGCTTTTTGTAGACGCTAATAAATTTCGTCCACAGATTGTAAAAACTGTTGAAGATAATTTGAATGCTGATCTTGAGTTGGGCAACCTTAAGCTTTCACTTTGGGGTGGTGTTAATATCCAAATTGAAAAACTTGTACTTTCAGAAAAAGGTTCACAAGGTAAGGCCATTGTATTTGCAATGACTGATGCAAAATTAAAAGTTCCTTTTAGCTCAATACTTTCTGGCAACCCATCGGTGACACTCGTTGTTCAAAAGCCCCAAATTCGAGTTGTTTCAGGCCTTGATGGTAAACTTAATGTTTCAAAACTTATGAAGCCAGCAGCTCCAGGCTCTGAGGCAGCTAAAGCACAAGAACAGGCTAAAGCTGACGCTGCTGCAGGTAAAAGCTCAGGTGGAAGTGGTGCGCTACCTGTTGAATTGAGTTTTAATATTGTAGATGGTCAAGTGACATACCTAGATGAAAAAGCAAATACTAAAACTGAAATCACAGGTTTTGATTTTGATTTGTTACGTTTTGGTGTGAACAAACCTTTTAATTTTAAAATGAAATCAAATTTAAATGTTCAACAAATGAAAGAGCTTACTCTAAAGGGTTCATTCACTCTTGAGGGTAAGGCTGGCATTTACATGGCCTCAAATGGATTTGAAAAACTAGATCTTGATGCTGATGCTGACATGACTGATCTTGTTGTTCGCTACACAACATTGATGAATAAAACTGATAAAGTTCCATTAAAGTTGGGTGTTACGCTAACAACAACTGATAAAAATTTAAAAATCACACGAGGGCATTTGCAAATTGCTGACGCGGCCGTTGATTCTGTTGGTACGATTGATAACTTTGATGCGCCAGTCGTAAATATGACCCTCACCGGAAAAAACTTTAATTTTGAACATTGGCAACAAGCCCTTGCTCCTTTGAAAGATTTCGACATGAAGGGTGGAGCTGAGTTTAATATTAAAATTTCAGGGCCTGTTTCTAAGTTGGTATTTGATGGTAAGGCAAATGTGAATAATGCCAGCCTTCAAGCACCGGGAATCGTTCCACGCGTGACTGACATGAACGCAAATCTTAATTTCACAAGTGATACGGCTGCAATTAGTAAGGCCTCACTAAAAATTGGTGCAAGTGATTTATCAATGGATGGAACGATTAGAAATTTTTCTAAGCCTGTAATCGTCGTAAATGTGAATAGTAAACTTTTAGACGTAGACAGCATGCTTCCTCAAAAAACACCTGAACAGAAAAAAGCTGATGCAGCCGCCGCAAAACAAGAAGAACAAGCGCAGCAAGCTTCGGGTCAAACGGCACCTGATGCTGAAAAATCAGCAAGTGGCCCTATTAGTGTGATGAAGAAAAATCCAACAGCGCGCGCTGTTGATTTTACGGGTCGAATGAAAGTTGCAAAAATTATTGTGAATAAGGCCGAACTCACAAGCCTTGATACAGAATTAACGTTTAAAGATCTTGTCATGGCATTAAAGAAAGCAAGTGCCAGTGCATTTGGTGGAAATTTGAATTTTAATTCCACAATCGATTTTAGAGGTGTTGACCCCACATACTCCGCAAGTGGTGATGTCTCAGCTCTTGATATAAATGCCGCGATTACAAACCAAATGCCTGTGATGAAAGATACGGTTTTGGGTAAAGTCTATAGTAAGTTTGCCGTAAACGGTTCGGGGCTTTCAAAACCTAAAGTGAAACAATCAATGAAGGGTAACGGAAATTTTAGGATCGAAAAAGGTACTTGGTCAGCTCTTAAGGCCATGCAGGGTGTGGGTGAAAAACTTAAAAGCATTCCTGGTGCAAAAGATAAATTGGGCGCTGTGGATATTTCAGGAAAATTTAAACAATTAAAATCTGATTTTACTATTTCAGATGGCAAGTTTAATATTGTCGGCATGATTGCAGATATGGAAGAAGGAAACACTGGGGTTAACGGGAATGGTTTTGTAGATTTTGATATGAATCTTTCTCTAGCTGGTAAAATTTTAATTCCCGGTGGTGGTGATGTTCCAGGAGAGCTTAAGAACAGCGACGGTAGAACAGCTATTCCCTATGAAATGGGATGCTCAGCTACTTCACCGTGTTTGAAAATGGATGGTCCTGCGCAAATTGTGGCCAAAGCCTATTTGAAAAAAGAAGGTGGAGCTGCGGTGAAAAAAGCGCTTGAAAAAATCGATAATCCTCAAGTTAAGGAATTGCTTAAAAAATTACCGTTCTAAAAAGGACTGTCATGAAAATCGCTGCGGTTGATCTTGGCACAAACACCTTTCTCTGTCTTATTGCGGAGGTGATAGGTCAATCGCCTACGCGATCGCTCAAAGTTATTGAAGACGTTGCGCGCGTTGTGCGTTTGGGTGAAAAAGTTCATGAAAATCGTGCTTTTTTACCTATTGCGCTTGAACGCGCAGCTCGTTGTCTCACAGAGTTTCAAGAGCTGATTAAAGAAAATAAAGTCGATAAAGTAATTGCCACAGCGACTAGTGCAGCACGCGATGCAACTAACGGGCATAAGCTTATTCAATTGGGTCGTGGTCGTGGGATTCCCATTCACATTATTGAGGGTCGTCGAGAGGCATCATTAAGTTTTGCTGGTGCTGTGTCTGCAGTACCCGATGCACACAAAAGAAAAATACTTGTAATTGATGTGGGCGGTGGTTCAACGGAGCTTATTTTTTCTGAAAATGGAAACACGCTTAAAGAAAGAAGTTTTGATGTGGGGTGTGTTCGCCAAACAGAAATCTATCTTAAGAAAGATCCCATTGATTTTACAGAATATGAAAACATGAAACAAGTTGTTCTTAAGGTGTTAAAAGAATATGGGCGTGTTGATCCAGATCTTATTATCGCAGTTGCCGGTACACCCACTACTTTAGCGTGCATTGATCAAAAAATTTCTTTTGATGACAGTAAAGTTGAGGGGCATGTTTTGACAAAATCACGTATTCAAGAACTTGCTAAAGAATTAGGGAGCCTTACTTTAGAAGAAAGAAAAAAGGTAAAAGGCTTAGAGCCGTTGCGAGCCGACGTTATAGTCGCAGGTTGTGCACTTCTTGAGTGTGGTCTTGATGTTGCTCAGCAATCAGAACTTCGCGTTTCGACTAGAGGGCTTCGTTACGGTGTTGCTTTGAATTACGAGAGTTTCAAGTGATTCCATTCCTGCTATTATTTTTTATTGCCGACGTACATGCAGATTTAATATTCAAAATGAAAAAAATAACGTTAAATCAAACAGAATTACTGGTTGAAGTGGCTGATAATCCAGAGTTATCATCTCAGGGCTTAATGTTTAGAACTTCTTTAAAAGATGGAGAGGGAATGATTTTTATTTTCCCTCGTTCTCAAGAACTTGGTTTTTGGATGAAAAACACGTTGATCCCATTAAGCATCGGCTACTTTGATGAAAAAGGAATTCTTTTTCAGATCACAGATATGGAGCCGGCTAGCCCCATGGATCAAAAACCAAAAACATATTCCAGTATAAAGCCTGGTAAATACGCTCTTGAGGTGCCCAAGGGGTGGTTTGTGCGAAAAAATATTAAACTTGGCGCAAAACTAAAATTATAAATTTAATTTAATCAGAAACTTTTATAGGAAGTTGGTTTGATAAAAATTTTTTTAAAGTTTCTTTTTTAACTCTAATGCGAGTTCTCTAAATTCAGTTTGTTCAATTCTATGTTGAGGATCATCTTTCATATTTAAAACAGCCTCAATCTGTGGCCGCGCAAGATCTTTATTGCCTGTATGTTTTAGTTCTGCCTGCGCATAGTAAATGCGATTTCCATAATGTTCAGGGGCTAGAGCAACGGCTTTTTTCATATGCTCTAATGCTTTAGGAAAACTTCCAAAACTGAAGGGCCAGCCTGGTAGTTCATAATAGAGTCTTCCCATAGCTCTGTGGGCACCCGCTTGTTCAAATTTTTCATCGATACTTAAAATAATCTCTAAATGTTTTTTCATTGCAGGTGCGTTGCCAAAGGCTTTGCTGATTCCGATATCTAAGCCCTGCTTGCCAATTGCGGCGGCTTTCCAAAAATTTGCAGTTATGTTTTTTGTATTCAGTGCCAAGCTTTTGTCGGCGGCATCAATTGCTTTTTGATAGCGTTTAATGCGCTCATCTTTTTTGTCGTGATCAACAGCATAGAAAAAATTTACTCTCGATAATTGTGCGAAACACTCATCGTCTTTACCATCTGCTAAGCACACATCTTCAAGCCACTTCGATGTTTTAAGTACTTCATCCACCGCGGTTTCATGAATTTCTGCAATACGATCCACTCGTTTTAACTGGTCTAATGTCAGTGCTTGAATAGTTATTGTCTTCATGAGGAAAACAGAAAAAATAATTGCAGCAAAAGTTTTATGTACCAAGGTCTTGGTTTTCATATTCAAAAGCTCCTTTTACACACCAAAGTAGAGGATAAATCTACCATAGTAGTCAAGCCCTCGGTCTCACAATTAATTTCTATTTCGAGAGTGGCACAGAGTGTGGTTAAATAGTAATAGGAGCTTAGGAAAGGCTCACACGCTGTTAACAACACCGAAGGATTGGATCATGAGGAAGACATCAGTTGTTTTGCATTTACTCCTTTCAGCTCTGCTTTTCACAGTTGTATCTTGTAGCTCAAGCGACGAACAAGCAGAAGAAGGTTCATCTGACGTAGCAGAAGCTTCAGCAGATGACGGAGCTCCCGTCGAATCAGGCGATAGCTCAATGACAGCTGGTGGTGAGCAATCACCTCCGCCAGAATCAGCTGAGGGTGAAGTAGCTGCCGCACCTACTGACGGTGAACAACCTTCAACTGATGGAGTTGCAACAGAACAAGCGCCCACAGACTCTGCATCAACAGATACAGCCGCAGCTCCTACTGAATCAGCTCCAACTGAGACAGCTCAAAATGATTCAAACTCTGGAGATTTATTTGGAGCAGGTACAACGGATAGTTCTGGAGAACCACCGGCTCCTAGAAAAAAACTTCCGCTCACACATATTAAAGATGTGCCTTTTGAAAAAGGCGGACAATTACTTAATACAGTTTATCTCGCTAGAGAAGGCGATGACCTAGCAGGTATTAGTCAAAAACTTTTCGGCGAAGACAAATCAAAACAACTTAAAAAAGCTAATCCACATTTGAAAAAGGGTGTGAAGACGGGTGACAAAGTTTATTTCAACTCACCTACAAGACCTGACGATCGCGAAAAACTTATTACAGTATATGAAGATCAAGGTTTACCAGCATCGACTTACACCACCAAAGAAGGTGATACACTTAAGACTTTAGCTTCTGAGTGGTATGGCGCTGAAGGTTCATATCGTGAGATTTTTTCAATAAATAAAAATCTTGCTGCTCCTACTGATTTACCTCCTGGAACAGAACTTCAATACTGGCCACCAGCTGCAACAATTGCTGCTTATGGTGCGAAGCCAGGAACAGAAGTTGCACAAGCTCCACCACCACCACCAGTTGAAGAACCCGTGGTTGCAGCACCACCAACAAACACAGTGCCAACACCGGTGCCTGCGATTGGTGCAATTGACCCAAATATTCCACCCGTGTCTCCTCCCACCGATTTAAATGCTCCACCACCACCACCCATCGCAAAACGTAAAAAAGAAAAAGATGGAATGGATAAAGACACAGTTATGTATGCAGCTGTGGGCGGAGTATTACTTATTGGTGGCGGTGCATTGGTCGCAATCAGACGCAGAAATGCCCGTAAGAGCCAGGGCCTCACACAAGTTTGATTAAATTAAAATTTAATTAAGCAACTTTACTGAGAATTGATTCTAACAAGTCTTTGTTAGAAGAAGATTTTTCGGTGGCGTAATAAATAATATCATCCACGATTTGAAGATCGCGATTATTAAAAGGCTGAAATTGTAAACCAGCACCTTTATCGCCAACCCATACTACAGTAGCTACCACTTTACGTGTGCGTCCGCTTACTGATAAAAATACATGAATTTTTTCAGAGAGTTTTAAGGGTTGTTCAGTTTTAACCAGAGCACCAGTTAAAGAAATGTTACGAACTTCAGCCTTATTGGTCTGACGTGCATAATTTCTCTTAATCTCAAATGCAAGCTCGACATTAAAGCGCTGTGCAGGTGTTTCTGTTTGCTCTGTGGTGTTAGTTTGGTTTTCCATATTACGACCCTCTCCTCTAATATACTTCTCGGAGTCCCCCACAAAGACTTGATGAAAAAAGTCAAAATTTTGGCGGTATATTTCATAAATGCTATCAGGTATTTAGGCGAGTTAGACCTATGGGTAGGTAAAAAGAAACCCTCTATTGCACTTAGAGGGCCTCTGCAAGTGGTTGATTTTACACGTTATTGGAGGGTGAAATCGGCTCTATCAACTCTAAAATCAGATTCACAAATTCCATAATCAGGTGATGTTACAGTGGCTGCTAATCGGTAACGAGCAGGTGGAGTAGCATTGTTACGTGACCGTGGCGCACCTACTTCGATATGTGTAATATGTTGGGGATTTATTTGTTTCAAAACATGAATGCGACCAACTAAACCTGGAAAACTTGCAATGAGAGTTCCCGCACCTGGGTTACCAGTATTAAATCCGCTATCAAAATAAGGATTGTTTGGTTGATGGGCTGCTGGATTAGGATTTTGTCCAATTTGGAAATCAGGATTAAATCCACCCGAACCTAAATCACTATTTCCATAGTTGCCATTTCCAAAGAGGGGTTCGTTATCCCAACTTCCATTAAAACCACCGTCGATTGAAGCATTGATATCAATGTTGATGTTGCGATCACGGCGATTGCGTGAGCGATCGTCACGGTCGTCTCTTGAATCAAATCTTCGGCGTTCTCTTTCTTGAAGAGCAGCTAAGCGAGCAGACATTTCTTGTTGTTTACTTACGTAAACCATACTGGGGGAACCTTCTAATGCGAAGCGATTGATTTCAATAGTCTGTGAACCACGATTAAGTTTGTACTGAATGGGCTGGCTGTTTTTCAACATACCAATGGGAGTTACCATGACAATGTTGAGATTTCCTTGGGCATCGAAGTTCAAATTAATGTCATAAACATTGCGAGCAAAACGACCTTTTCTTCTTTCGGGTCTTGGGGAATCATACAAATCTCTGACATTGCATGATTCAAGTGATGTCTCTTCAAATGTTCTTGATTGAGCTGGCTGAACAAAAAGCGTGCGATTGCTAATGCGTCCACCAGCAATGTGTACTTGTTGAAAATTAACGGGCCCTTGACCTTGAACATTATTCCAAGGCTGACCTGTTTGTGGATTTAAACCATTATGTACACCGGGGGGCACACCTTGGCCGTTATTGTCGCTGCTTTTATTACAAGCAACGAAACCTAACGCTAAAATTACGACTACAGCAGTTTTCATTGAGGGGCGCATGTCAACTTCCTCCAAATACAAAAGGACACGTTCGAACTTAATGATATTCAACTTATGGGCCAGAGAATGACGACTTAAGGTGCAATTAGCTTGAAATGAGGGAGCTTTTTTAAAAAATCGGTGACGATTCTGAGCTTCAGTGACTGAAATTGGCTTTAAAAAGCTATTGACATTAAAGCCAATAACCGTAAATTAGGGTTGTTCCAAAGGCGAAAACCATTAACCACTTAAGAAACTAATAAGAATTTCCTGAAACAAAACCCCACACATTTTAAATCTTATTTAAGGAGCTGTTTTCCTCATGAATCTCAAAGAACTAAAAGACAAAAAGATTAGCGATCTTAATGAGCAGGCCAAATCTCTCGGTATCGAAAACGGAGCGGGGCTTAGAAGACAAGATCTGATCTTTGAAATCCTCAAGAAACAAGCCGAAAAAGGCGAAATTTATGGTGAAGGTGTTCTTGAGATTTTACCCGATGGTTTTGGTTTCTTGCGCGCTCCAGATTACAATTATCTCCCGGGCCCTGACGATATTTACGTTTCACCCTCACAAATCAGACGTTTTAACTTAAGAACTGGTGACACTGTTTCAGGTACCATTCGCCCACCTAAAGAGGGTGAGCGTTACTTTGCTCTCTTAAAAGTTGAAGTTCTCAATCACGAAGCTCCTGAAAAAGCTCGCGATAAAATTCTCTTTGATAACTTAACTCCGCTTTATCCCCAGCGACGCATCAACCTTGAGTACAAGCCTTCAAATTACTCCAC
Proteins encoded:
- the gatC gene encoding Asp-tRNA(Asn)/Glu-tRNA(Gln) amidotransferase subunit GatC gives rise to the protein MSLSEETIKKIADLARLELTPEEHTLYSKQLTAIVDFISQLSKVNTDGVAPLVTPTEMAQSFREDVVGKGFEPGAATSNAPQNSGNLYKVPPVL
- the gatA gene encoding Asp-tRNA(Asn)/Glu-tRNA(Gln) amidotransferase subunit GatA, whose product is MDLSELTIKSLRDKVRSGEIKARAVVEDSLKRAKDTQGKLNAFITICEKEALLRADQIDKTVSSKKDPGALAGVCVAVKDLLLTKGVKTTAASKILADFIPPYSSTVVEKLEAAGAIIIGKTNLDEFAMGASNENSAFGPVKNPWDLTRVPGGSSGGSAAAVAARIAPASIGTDTGGSIREPASFCGVVGIKPTYGRVSRYGVVAFASSLDQVGPMAQNVEDAALMLEVISGKDKHDSTSADVLVPAFSEKIIDNMKGLKVGLPKEYFVDGIEPEVRKAVDQAVSVLKAQGAEVVEVSLPLTEYGIAVYYLIAPCEASSNLARYDGVRFGHRTSEAKDIHELYRRSRGEGFGAEPKRRIMLGTYALSSGYYDAYYKKACQVRRLIRDDFLKAFSKCDVIATPVATGPAFKLGEKATDPLAMYLNDVFTLSPSLAGIPGLSVNCGFTKEGLPIGLQLLSKHFDEEKIIRAAYTVEKHSGLPVRRPHGF
- the gatB gene encoding Asp-tRNA(Asn)/Glu-tRNA(Gln) amidotransferase subunit GatB, which gives rise to MAFEAVIGLEVHAQLLTNTKIFCSCSSSFGAGDNENTCPVCTGMPGALPVLNKQVVDYSILTGLALGCEIRENNVFSRKNYFYPDLPKGYQISQYDEPICIKGKVTFLVDGVENTVGITRAHMEEDAGKSTHHGDFSLVNLNRSSVPLLEIVSDPDIRSAKQAGEYLRNLRSILLYLGVCDGNMEEGSLRCDANVSVRPVGQKAFGTRVELKNINSFRFVEKAIEYEIGRQVDAIEQGQKISQETRLYDPDKNRTMPMRSKEEAHDYRYFPDPDLLTLTVDRAWVEKVKARLPELPLQKLKRFVSEYQIPEYDAQILTTSRPQAEFYEDVVKQGGNPKAASNWIMGDLLRILNEQKLEITQSPITTTQLADLLKHMDAGKISGKIAKTIFEDLAQKKYVGLSVEEIIQKNNLTQVTDTKAIEVVIDKIMTANQGQVDQFRAGKEKVFGFFVGQVMKEMKGQGAPQVVNDLLKKKLKGE
- a CDS encoding AsmA family protein: MLKKLLIFVGVLVGLFVLALVLVPLFVDANKFRPQIVKTVEDNLNADLELGNLKLSLWGGVNIQIEKLVLSEKGSQGKAIVFAMTDAKLKVPFSSILSGNPSVTLVVQKPQIRVVSGLDGKLNVSKLMKPAAPGSEAAKAQEQAKADAAAGKSSGGSGALPVELSFNIVDGQVTYLDEKANTKTEITGFDFDLLRFGVNKPFNFKMKSNLNVQQMKELTLKGSFTLEGKAGIYMASNGFEKLDLDADADMTDLVVRYTTLMNKTDKVPLKLGVTLTTTDKNLKITRGHLQIADAAVDSVGTIDNFDAPVVNMTLTGKNFNFEHWQQALAPLKDFDMKGGAEFNIKISGPVSKLVFDGKANVNNASLQAPGIVPRVTDMNANLNFTSDTAAISKASLKIGASDLSMDGTIRNFSKPVIVVNVNSKLLDVDSMLPQKTPEQKKADAAAAKQEEQAQQASGQTAPDAEKSASGPISVMKKNPTARAVDFTGRMKVAKIIVNKAELTSLDTELTFKDLVMALKKASASAFGGNLNFNSTIDFRGVDPTYSASGDVSALDINAAITNQMPVMKDTVLGKVYSKFAVNGSGLSKPKVKQSMKGNGNFRIEKGTWSALKAMQGVGEKLKSIPGAKDKLGAVDISGKFKQLKSDFTISDGKFNIVGMIADMEEGNTGVNGNGFVDFDMNLSLAGKILIPGGGDVPGELKNSDGRTAIPYEMGCSATSPCLKMDGPAQIVAKAYLKKEGGAAVKKALEKIDNPQVKELLKKLPF
- a CDS encoding Ppx/GppA family phosphatase → MKIAAVDLGTNTFLCLIAEVIGQSPTRSLKVIEDVARVVRLGEKVHENRAFLPIALERAARCLTEFQELIKENKVDKVIATATSAARDATNGHKLIQLGRGRGIPIHIIEGRREASLSFAGAVSAVPDAHKRKILVIDVGGGSTELIFSENGNTLKERSFDVGCVRQTEIYLKKDPIDFTEYENMKQVVLKVLKEYGRVDPDLIIAVAGTPTTLACIDQKISFDDSKVEGHVLTKSRIQELAKELGSLTLEERKKVKGLEPLRADVIVAGCALLECGLDVAQQSELRVSTRGLRYGVALNYESFK
- a CDS encoding DUF192 domain-containing protein; translation: MKKITLNQTELLVEVADNPELSSQGLMFRTSLKDGEGMIFIFPRSQELGFWMKNTLIPLSIGYFDEKGILFQITDMEPASPMDQKPKTYSSIKPGKYALEVPKGWFVRKNIKLGAKLKL
- a CDS encoding TRAP transporter TatT component family protein — translated: MKTKTLVHKTFAAIIFSVFLMKTITIQALTLDQLKRVDRIAEIHETAVDEVLKTSKWLEDVCLADGKDDECFAQLSRVNFFYAVDHDKKDERIKRYQKAIDAADKSLALNTKNITANFWKAAAIGKQGLDIGISKAFGNAPAMKKHLEIILSIDEKFEQAGAHRAMGRLYYELPGWPFSFGSFPKALEHMKKAVALAPEHYGNRIYYAQAELKHTGNKDLARPQIEAVLNMKDDPQHRIEQTEFRELALELKKKL
- a CDS encoding LysM peptidoglycan-binding domain-containing protein encodes the protein MRKTSVVLHLLLSALLFTVVSCSSSDEQAEEGSSDVAEASADDGAPVESGDSSMTAGGEQSPPPESAEGEVAAAPTDGEQPSTDGVATEQAPTDSASTDTAAAPTESAPTETAQNDSNSGDLFGAGTTDSSGEPPAPRKKLPLTHIKDVPFEKGGQLLNTVYLAREGDDLAGISQKLFGEDKSKQLKKANPHLKKGVKTGDKVYFNSPTRPDDREKLITVYEDQGLPASTYTTKEGDTLKTLASEWYGAEGSYREIFSINKNLAAPTDLPPGTELQYWPPAATIAAYGAKPGTEVAQAPPPPPVEEPVVAAPPTNTVPTPVPAIGAIDPNIPPVSPPTDLNAPPPPPIAKRKKEKDGMDKDTVMYAAVGGVLLIGGGALVAIRRRNARKSQGLTQV
- a CDS encoding PilZ domain-containing protein gives rise to the protein MENQTNTTEQTETPAQRFNVELAFEIKRNYARQTNKAEVRNISLTGALVKTEQPLKLSEKIHVFLSVSGRTRKVVATVVWVGDKGAGLQFQPFNNRDLQIVDDIIYYATEKSSSNKDLLESILSKVA